From one Brevibacterium sp. 'Marine' genomic stretch:
- a CDS encoding glycosyltransferase has product MTIHSDEHRSTEILFKQRSSELLSDPDELVRKFEELAVREGEYITKIEKLEEELKAVNQFAFEKKSVLSEQTKALGSARASLEAYRDENKRLKEDLKRVRGSSSLALGKALLSPIHSVKKLFESEEKRPDRPSSATSTPTESTKPSQAKSPDNIGKTRALAEIEMPESHASAVFSVGRNGETDQDGRLAKLAQSFNETRSAIDLAKLLTYQWYVCGMVSEPARVLARNNKVREALDTKTSILAARIVGAANMSEAQELIPARAKGPVYTPERERVMYCAHSTPMFNSNGYSTRTRGVVAGLAQAGIDVTVVARAGYPWDSAVDTVVPNETRYVSELDDVRYVHLPGPNLNNYPLDRYTIQAADSLVREAKLLRPSIIHAASNFRNALPALIAARRLGLPFVYEVRGLWEVTEASNKEGWDATERYSLMANLETLVATEADAILAITQEVADELIARGVTATKIKIAPNSVDSNSFLPLPVDAEYAKKRNIRTDVPTIGFAGSLVEYEGLDTLLEAGKILDEHDREFQIVIAGSGSYEAELRKKCDDERIRNVAFTGRVPIAEMRRLYSLFDIMPCPRKSLPVTEMVSPLKPLESFASSKAVVLSDVSPHRILAGKNEERALLFPAGNAEALAAVLERLIDDHELTEELGRRGRRWVRSSRSWTSLGLNIREWYREARDHYGNAIDIECRSLDQLKVGVIADEFTRKTLAGSVNAVPLGRRTWKNQLSEVKVDAVFIESAWEGNEGEWHRGVGYYGDDENRDLCDLISYCVARSIPTIFWNKEDPVHFNRFRRTAARFDFVFTTDANMVPLYLSTEWARTKVAASLPFYAQPKIHNPLPGEIPYDESVAYAGTYYGDRYKERSKTLTAILAAAQPYGLSIYDRQLAFADSPYSFPREFKANVKGALPYDAVIDSYKAHIAHLNVNSVVESPSMYSRRLVEIPASGGVVLSGPGRGIIETFGTTIPAMSDMQDWRALLHSWTTDPVERIAESWMQYRSVMRAHTVDTELTVMFRIAGIPVAGPALDTYSIVISNESDETIDDVIESLVSQSVLPHTVFVGSDVERVREYFAGTAVLVQTLDKVEATASDWIGVLSGPVPRTHFEDLLYAGRFGNWTRITAKQASWTDRGSTIARRVNQTTSKEGLIRTSEVNLTKSLYSQLSVTTGSIIEWIVPRLRLEDGNAAPVCTEHSATELTVVVASHDLKFADNIIDELRSAGHRVLIDKWESHTSHDEATSRQLLDRADVIFCEWGLGNAVWYSKNKLPHQRLVIRVHSQELRRPYLQELTMVNVDAFVFVGELTRQAAISGHNIPANKTFVIPNFVDNDGLKQPKYSKTEKNLGLVGIVPKSKRMDRALDILEKLLEVDTEYRLFVKGKGTGDYPWLKNRPDEIEYYDAQYARVESINRRFPGSVIFDKFSSDMSEWYRKIGAVLSVSDFESFHYTIPDGAASGAEPFCLAWPGADLLYPDDWVYDSIDDIVSAISQRQPGSEDANRQFVSAYFNGQESTALLLNMIVGGSSPLK; this is encoded by the coding sequence ATGACTATTCATTCGGACGAGCACCGATCTACTGAAATTCTATTCAAACAACGATCCTCTGAATTGCTTTCTGATCCTGACGAACTTGTTCGCAAATTCGAAGAATTGGCGGTTCGCGAGGGCGAATACATAACTAAAATTGAGAAGCTCGAAGAAGAGCTGAAAGCGGTAAATCAGTTTGCATTCGAAAAGAAAAGCGTACTTTCTGAGCAGACGAAAGCCCTTGGAAGTGCCAGGGCTTCGTTGGAGGCATATCGGGATGAGAACAAGCGACTCAAAGAGGACTTGAAACGCGTTCGCGGATCTAGCTCTTTGGCGCTTGGAAAGGCGCTTCTCTCGCCGATTCATTCGGTGAAGAAGCTGTTCGAAAGCGAGGAAAAGCGGCCCGATAGACCTAGCTCAGCTACGTCAACACCTACCGAGTCTACGAAACCGTCGCAGGCTAAGTCGCCAGACAATATAGGCAAAACGCGCGCGCTTGCTGAGATAGAAATGCCCGAATCTCACGCGTCTGCTGTGTTTTCGGTGGGGCGGAATGGAGAGACAGACCAGGATGGCCGTCTGGCTAAGCTAGCGCAATCGTTTAACGAAACCCGAAGCGCGATTGATCTTGCGAAGCTCTTGACTTACCAGTGGTATGTATGTGGCATGGTGTCCGAACCCGCCCGAGTGCTCGCCCGGAACAACAAAGTCCGTGAAGCTCTTGATACGAAGACCAGTATCTTGGCTGCACGGATAGTGGGAGCTGCCAACATGAGTGAGGCTCAAGAACTGATCCCTGCTCGAGCGAAAGGTCCGGTGTATACCCCCGAACGCGAACGCGTGATGTATTGCGCCCATTCGACTCCGATGTTCAACTCGAATGGCTATTCGACACGGACCAGGGGGGTGGTAGCCGGTCTTGCGCAAGCTGGAATCGATGTGACGGTGGTCGCCCGCGCCGGGTACCCGTGGGACTCTGCAGTAGATACAGTAGTACCAAATGAGACTCGTTATGTTTCTGAACTAGACGACGTCCGATATGTACATCTGCCTGGACCCAACCTCAATAATTATCCACTTGACAGATATACGATTCAGGCAGCGGACTCGCTAGTGCGCGAAGCGAAGCTTTTGCGTCCATCGATTATCCACGCAGCATCTAATTTCCGCAATGCGCTTCCGGCACTAATCGCCGCTCGCCGTCTCGGGCTTCCGTTCGTATATGAGGTCAGGGGACTATGGGAGGTCACTGAGGCTTCTAATAAAGAGGGTTGGGATGCTACTGAGCGATATAGTCTCATGGCAAACCTCGAGACGCTTGTGGCGACAGAAGCTGATGCGATCTTGGCGATCACTCAGGAAGTCGCTGATGAGCTGATTGCTCGAGGCGTCACCGCGACCAAAATCAAGATTGCTCCAAATTCAGTGGATTCGAACTCATTCCTTCCGCTTCCTGTTGACGCGGAGTATGCCAAGAAGAGAAACATTCGAACGGACGTCCCAACCATCGGTTTCGCTGGGAGTCTAGTTGAGTACGAAGGTTTGGACACCCTGTTGGAAGCGGGCAAGATTCTTGACGAGCATGATCGAGAGTTCCAAATCGTGATTGCCGGATCTGGCAGCTACGAGGCTGAATTGCGCAAGAAGTGCGACGACGAAAGAATTCGGAACGTCGCATTCACTGGACGAGTGCCCATCGCTGAGATGCGTAGATTGTACAGTTTGTTCGACATCATGCCATGCCCCCGAAAATCGTTGCCAGTTACAGAAATGGTGTCTCCACTCAAGCCGCTTGAATCCTTCGCTTCCAGTAAGGCAGTAGTTCTCTCAGACGTGTCTCCACATCGAATTTTGGCTGGAAAAAACGAGGAGCGGGCGTTGCTCTTTCCTGCGGGCAACGCCGAGGCATTGGCGGCGGTACTGGAACGGCTCATAGACGATCATGAACTAACAGAGGAGCTCGGCCGGAGAGGGCGGCGCTGGGTACGATCAAGTCGCAGTTGGACGAGTCTAGGACTGAACATCCGAGAGTGGTACCGCGAAGCACGTGACCACTACGGTAATGCGATAGATATCGAGTGTAGGTCTCTGGATCAGTTGAAGGTCGGAGTCATTGCCGATGAATTCACCCGGAAGACTCTTGCAGGGTCCGTCAACGCAGTGCCGCTCGGTCGACGCACATGGAAAAACCAACTTTCCGAAGTCAAGGTCGACGCGGTATTTATCGAATCGGCTTGGGAAGGCAACGAAGGTGAATGGCATCGCGGGGTCGGCTATTACGGTGACGATGAGAATAGGGATCTTTGCGACTTAATTTCCTATTGCGTCGCCCGCAGCATTCCGACGATTTTCTGGAATAAGGAAGACCCGGTTCATTTCAATAGATTCCGTCGTACGGCCGCTCGATTTGACTTTGTATTCACTACGGACGCAAATATGGTGCCTCTCTACCTTTCCACGGAATGGGCAAGGACCAAAGTGGCCGCTTCATTACCATTCTATGCGCAACCGAAGATCCACAATCCTCTACCTGGCGAAATTCCTTATGACGAATCGGTAGCATACGCAGGGACGTATTACGGTGATCGGTACAAAGAGCGGTCGAAGACTTTGACCGCAATTCTGGCGGCGGCTCAGCCTTATGGGCTGAGTATTTATGATCGCCAACTGGCATTCGCGGATTCTCCATACAGTTTTCCGCGGGAGTTCAAGGCGAACGTCAAAGGGGCTCTTCCCTATGACGCAGTTATCGATTCATATAAAGCCCATATTGCTCACTTGAACGTCAATTCAGTTGTCGAATCGCCTTCGATGTACTCGCGTCGTTTAGTCGAGATTCCGGCAAGCGGTGGTGTGGTACTTTCCGGACCGGGCCGTGGCATCATTGAAACATTTGGAACTACTATTCCGGCCATGAGCGACATGCAGGACTGGCGTGCCCTACTCCATTCGTGGACGACGGATCCAGTGGAGCGAATTGCAGAATCATGGATGCAGTACCGATCCGTAATGAGGGCACATACTGTGGACACCGAGCTCACGGTCATGTTCCGAATCGCTGGCATTCCGGTGGCGGGCCCCGCGCTTGATACCTACTCGATTGTGATTTCAAATGAGTCTGACGAAACAATCGATGATGTGATCGAATCACTGGTTAGCCAGTCAGTTCTTCCCCATACGGTGTTCGTAGGGTCAGATGTGGAACGAGTTCGCGAGTATTTCGCTGGTACTGCTGTCCTGGTACAAACCCTCGATAAGGTTGAGGCTACTGCCAGCGATTGGATAGGTGTACTGTCGGGCCCAGTACCTCGTACTCATTTTGAGGATTTGCTGTACGCGGGGCGCTTCGGCAATTGGACTCGCATAACTGCTAAGCAAGCTAGCTGGACAGATCGTGGCTCAACAATCGCACGAAGAGTCAATCAGACCACTAGCAAGGAAGGATTGATCCGCACCTCAGAAGTGAATCTAACTAAGAGTTTATACTCACAACTCTCGGTAACAACCGGCTCGATAATCGAATGGATAGTTCCAAGACTGAGACTGGAAGACGGCAATGCTGCTCCGGTGTGCACCGAGCACTCAGCGACGGAGCTTACAGTTGTCGTAGCCAGTCATGACCTCAAGTTTGCCGACAATATTATTGACGAGCTGAGGAGCGCAGGCCACCGCGTACTCATCGACAAATGGGAATCGCATACGTCTCATGACGAAGCTACATCGCGTCAATTGCTCGACCGCGCGGATGTGATCTTCTGCGAATGGGGACTTGGTAACGCAGTATGGTATTCGAAGAACAAATTACCGCATCAGCGCCTAGTCATACGTGTCCATTCCCAAGAATTGCGACGCCCGTATTTACAAGAACTGACGATGGTTAACGTCGATGCCTTCGTGTTTGTCGGAGAGCTAACCCGTCAAGCCGCTATCAGCGGACATAATATTCCGGCAAATAAAACGTTCGTGATTCCCAACTTCGTGGACAACGATGGATTGAAGCAACCGAAGTATTCGAAGACTGAGAAGAATCTCGGCTTAGTTGGTATCGTTCCGAAGTCGAAACGTATGGACCGTGCTCTGGATATTCTTGAGAAGCTGCTAGAAGTCGACACGGAATACCGACTGTTCGTCAAAGGGAAAGGGACAGGCGACTATCCGTGGCTGAAAAATCGACCGGACGAGATAGAGTACTACGACGCTCAGTACGCTCGTGTAGAGAGCATCAATAGGAGATTTCCGGGCTCTGTTATCTTCGACAAGTTTTCATCAGATATGTCGGAGTGGTATAGGAAGATTGGCGCCGTCTTATCGGTCAGTGATTTCGAATCTTTTCACTACACCATCCCGGACGGAGCTGCGTCGGGCGCAGAACCATTCTGCTTGGCGTGGCCCGGTGCTGACCTCTTATATCCCGACGATTGGGTTTACGACAGTATAGATGATATTGTTTCTGCCATTAGTCAGCGGCAGCCCGGTAGTGAAGACGCTAACCGACAATTTGTATCGGCTTATTTTAATGGCCAGGAATCCACGGCGCTGCTCCTTAACATGATTGTGGGAGGAAGCTCTCCTCTGAAGTAA
- a CDS encoding UDP-glucose/GDP-mannose dehydrogenase family protein: MKISVIGCGYLGAVHAAAMASLGHDVIGIDVDEVKVDALTAGLPPFFEPGLSELLLAGQDRGSLKFATDISQVAGAKVHFICVGTPQKAGEFAADVTYVDAAVESLRPHLDTDSIVVGKSTVPVGTAERLAGAISESGASLMWNPEFLREGHAVDDTLHPNRLVYGVADGEPGKRATRYLDEVYAEMLSDSLPRLITDFATAELVKTAANSFLATKISFINAMSELCEASGADVTQLADAIGMDDRIGRKFLNAGLGFGGGCLPKDIRAFMARAGELGADQAVAFLREIDSINMRRRVRIVDIARDALHGSFIGKRITVLGAAFKPDSDDVRDSPALAVARLIATQGGVVTVTDPQAIDNASKSFPELNYVINTSDALLNADAVLLLTEWREYQDLDPKQTASLVAGRILIDGRNVLSPELWRKAGWTYRALGRP; this comes from the coding sequence TTGAAGATTTCAGTCATCGGATGCGGATACCTAGGTGCAGTGCATGCTGCTGCAATGGCATCTCTGGGACACGACGTCATTGGCATCGACGTTGACGAGGTCAAGGTCGATGCCCTGACCGCGGGGCTTCCGCCCTTTTTTGAGCCAGGCTTGAGTGAACTACTCCTCGCAGGTCAGGACCGCGGAAGCCTCAAATTCGCAACCGATATCTCGCAGGTTGCAGGCGCGAAAGTTCATTTCATTTGTGTAGGAACTCCGCAGAAGGCCGGCGAGTTCGCTGCAGATGTCACGTACGTTGACGCGGCTGTGGAATCTCTACGTCCACATTTGGACACCGACTCTATCGTTGTAGGGAAGTCGACGGTACCGGTCGGAACTGCTGAACGCCTTGCTGGTGCCATTTCAGAGTCAGGGGCCTCCCTGATGTGGAATCCAGAGTTCCTGCGCGAGGGGCATGCCGTCGACGACACGCTACACCCGAACCGCCTCGTATACGGTGTTGCCGATGGCGAACCGGGGAAGCGGGCGACCAGATACCTCGACGAAGTTTATGCCGAGATGCTATCGGACAGTCTTCCGCGTTTAATTACGGATTTCGCTACTGCGGAACTGGTCAAAACCGCAGCGAACTCCTTTCTCGCGACGAAGATCTCTTTCATAAATGCGATGTCTGAACTTTGTGAAGCTTCAGGCGCTGACGTCACTCAGCTTGCGGACGCTATAGGAATGGATGACCGCATCGGACGCAAGTTCCTCAACGCCGGACTTGGATTCGGTGGGGGTTGTTTGCCCAAGGACATTCGAGCGTTCATGGCGAGAGCAGGCGAGCTCGGCGCGGATCAGGCTGTGGCGTTTCTGCGCGAAATTGATTCGATCAATATGCGTCGACGAGTTCGCATCGTGGATATCGCTCGTGATGCCCTGCATGGGTCATTTATTGGGAAGAGGATCACCGTACTTGGTGCGGCGTTCAAGCCCGATAGCGACGACGTTCGGGACTCCCCTGCTCTGGCAGTCGCTCGCCTCATAGCCACCCAGGGTGGAGTGGTAACCGTGACGGACCCCCAAGCGATCGATAACGCTTCGAAATCGTTTCCCGAACTCAACTATGTAATCAACACCTCCGACGCGTTGCTCAATGCGGATGCGGTGCTTCTGCTCACCGAATGGCGCGAGTATCAAGATCTTGACCCGAAGCAGACAGCTTCGCTCGTCGCCGGAAGGATCTTGATCGACGGCCGTAATGTGCTCTCTCCTGAGCTATGGCGTAAGGCGGGCTGGACATATCGAGCTCTTGGCCGACCGTGA
- a CDS encoding glycosyltransferase, whose translation METFDVSVVIGFRDWGADRIRRSASSIMQAFNGVSGELIISDYGSVDPEPVKQVADQIGARYVYTAGDPVWSRSRALNAGFAIAQGELLVSTDADMLFSPKSIRTIVETAREAEDCALFLQCRDLPQSMDDEFFSNHPTVDWVQLERAGRLRPRWGMGGMMAIPARGFEVIRGFDERLHTYGGEDLDFAQRARRAGYRTVWVDDPEVRMYHMWHPPTIRTVEQTEAGREAVAFNKQVVYKDKTFTRNTLAWNWKPKGAAPLVSIVFATKNRADLLVEAIRSVLIQSVQDFEVIVVDDGSDDDSTQVAVESFNDNRIRYFKQPSEGISVARNLALAETRGYFTAVMDDDDIMPPQRLEWQLESITADHVGSAGSFVNFDDETGELHLIVSRLPTIAQAAEKGGAPGHGTWLIRTDVMRSIRYDETLTSGVDNNFFLRLLRSGYKIAHCGKPVLLRRRHKSQVSVVDNSNQGDAAKQALQYFNFGLGKWHLKQLAEEAKELSYPQIGEKADYIRSVQSYLPDSLVRRNATVRVTDDIKFLPRFDGSPYFQRLSRDGLTLSARLTVLNASYSDLVYLMSLGRDLEAELVESENDALSPKTQAGWVLSALEDYLEQTPTGEAVSIHRNNESFNGEVHRGVNYEMISGEVTESINICRHEIGDAVEVPVPWVVYGRTAKEFWS comes from the coding sequence TTGGAAACTTTTGACGTATCTGTGGTCATAGGGTTTCGCGATTGGGGTGCTGATCGCATAAGGCGGTCGGCTAGCAGCATAATGCAAGCATTTAATGGCGTCTCTGGCGAGTTGATAATATCGGATTATGGTAGCGTTGATCCTGAACCTGTGAAACAGGTGGCTGATCAAATCGGCGCGAGGTATGTGTATACTGCTGGCGACCCAGTCTGGTCACGTTCAAGAGCTTTGAACGCCGGTTTCGCAATTGCGCAGGGCGAACTACTTGTTTCGACCGATGCGGATATGTTGTTTTCCCCTAAATCAATTAGAACAATTGTTGAGACCGCCCGAGAAGCTGAAGATTGCGCGCTATTCTTGCAATGCAGGGATTTGCCGCAAAGTATGGATGATGAATTCTTTTCCAATCATCCAACGGTCGACTGGGTACAGCTGGAAAGAGCGGGTCGCCTTCGTCCGCGTTGGGGCATGGGCGGCATGATGGCCATCCCCGCTCGCGGATTCGAAGTAATACGTGGATTCGACGAGCGTCTTCATACCTATGGCGGTGAAGATTTGGATTTTGCCCAACGAGCTCGACGCGCTGGATACCGTACGGTTTGGGTCGATGACCCGGAGGTCCGCATGTATCACATGTGGCACCCGCCAACTATCCGCACAGTTGAACAAACAGAAGCTGGCCGTGAAGCGGTGGCCTTCAATAAGCAGGTTGTCTACAAAGACAAAACGTTTACGAGAAATACATTGGCGTGGAATTGGAAGCCTAAGGGTGCGGCCCCGCTGGTTAGTATAGTCTTTGCTACTAAGAATCGCGCTGACCTTCTCGTTGAAGCTATACGCTCTGTATTGATCCAATCAGTTCAGGACTTTGAGGTGATAGTCGTCGATGATGGATCGGACGATGATTCGACTCAGGTGGCTGTCGAAAGCTTCAACGATAATCGAATCAGATACTTCAAGCAGCCATCCGAGGGTATTTCCGTCGCACGAAATCTCGCGCTAGCTGAAACTCGAGGGTATTTTACAGCAGTAATGGACGATGATGACATCATGCCGCCACAACGGCTTGAATGGCAACTTGAGTCTATCACCGCTGACCATGTCGGCTCAGCTGGTTCATTTGTCAACTTTGATGATGAAACCGGCGAGTTGCATCTGATCGTCTCTAGGCTACCTACAATTGCCCAAGCCGCTGAAAAGGGCGGAGCTCCCGGGCACGGGACGTGGCTAATAAGAACCGACGTAATGAGGTCCATTCGGTACGATGAAACTCTAACAAGCGGTGTCGACAATAACTTCTTCCTTCGTCTGCTTAGGTCTGGATATAAGATTGCACATTGTGGTAAACCTGTGTTACTAAGACGCCGCCATAAAAGTCAGGTGTCCGTAGTTGACAATTCGAATCAGGGAGATGCCGCGAAGCAAGCGCTTCAGTACTTCAATTTTGGGCTGGGTAAGTGGCACTTGAAACAGCTTGCCGAAGAGGCTAAGGAGTTGAGCTATCCACAAATCGGAGAAAAAGCGGATTATATTCGCAGTGTGCAGTCTTATCTGCCAGATTCGCTTGTGCGACGTAATGCTACGGTGCGAGTTACAGACGATATAAAATTCTTGCCACGTTTTGATGGCTCTCCCTATTTTCAAAGACTCAGTCGCGATGGGTTGACTCTGTCTGCGCGATTAACAGTATTGAACGCCTCATACTCTGATCTGGTTTACTTAATGTCATTGGGACGCGACCTTGAGGCAGAACTTGTCGAATCTGAAAATGACGCTCTATCACCGAAGACTCAAGCAGGCTGGGTGCTCTCCGCACTTGAGGACTACCTCGAGCAAACTCCCACAGGAGAGGCGGTCTCTATACACAGGAACAACGAAAGTTTCAACGGTGAAGTCCATAGGGGTGTCAATTACGAGATGATTAGTGGTGAAGTTACTGAGTCTATAAATATATGCCGCCACGAAATCGGAGATGCCGTGGAAGTGCCGGTGCCGTGGGTAGTTTACGGTCGAACTGCTAAGGAGTTTTGGTCATGA